The nucleotide window TCTCTGTAATTACTTGGTATGGGCTAAGTTGGACTAGTTTAGTAACAGATAAGCATGAAGTGAATTACTGGAATTTACTCAGTTCCTCAGCCAAATTTCAGACTTCTCACATCTCTTTCCTTAGTTGTTACAACTAATATATTTAATACCTCATCCCACACCATATTAGTGTCAATGCCAGGATTTGGGAGGACTTGCAAGAATACTCGTTCCTCATTTGATCTCAAATTGGGCCCAAAATGCAAACTTTATAAACAAACTCAATTAGTTTTCCAGGAAATTAATctttgtgatttatttaattttcaagcttttaaagatgttttaaaattaaacattaagTTATACAAAAACTATATTATATTAAATagtataaatataattaaaatgtaaatataaatttaaaatttaaatgtaaatgtgaAATACAAATATAGACAGTTGAAACAGTCAAACCTTTCACGACTTTTGCGGAGTTTACTATTTGTATTCTCAACCCAACAGTTTGCCAAGGTGAGCATGAATTTGCAGAATGTTTTGGTCTTCctgagacttctttttttaatttgagcaaAGTCTCAACCACCGAATGTCATCTTCAGCTGCGTAAGCAGGATTCTTTACTGGAGTGAAATAATATAATGCTGTGGCTTCAAGGAGCTCTTTTGGCATATTCAGTGAGTATGGATTTACTTGAAGGACTCTGGAGGCTCAGAGAACTTTCCATCTAACTAGCAATGGCCAGTATGATATACACATTCCCCTATCACAGATGTAGTTACAGTTGGATGGCTATTAACATTATATAATAGTTAATTCTCAGAAAATACAAGCAGAGATGTAGAGTTGAATGGAGCCCGTGTTCATTCAGAGACTTTCTTGATGCCTAGTGAGTAGCAGTTTCAAGTAGTTCAAGGTGCAGGTGCTGAGGTTGCTGTTTCTTGCTATATTTGTTTAGTCACCTGTTGTAGGTTTGCACTGTCGCTTATGAGTGTGTTTAAGAGCAGCTGTGGCTTTGAGAGTGCATTTGGGAAAGACTATGTGATTGGGAGCGGATATAAAGGTCTTGGGAATGGATGTGGCCTTGGGAGTTGCTTTGGAAGAGATCGTGGCCCTGAGGATACATTTGGGGAAGcctctggggctgggggagagagTGGTCTTGGGAGTGAATGGAGATTTATGGATGCATTTGGAAGACGATGTGGTCTTGAGAGGAGTGGGCATGGTCTTTTGAAAAAATGCAGTCCTTGGTGTGCTCTTGGAGGTTGTCTTTGGACTGACTTTGCCTGATGGTTTGGGAACTTGTCTTGCCTTCTGCGTGTGTTAGGACTGGCGCTTACGGATCTGCTGGAAGTTCTTTTTTTTGCCCTGTCTTTCATCTGATATTTCTGTGGCATCTTGCACCCGCTGGAGGTCAGTCCTCACATAGATCTTTGGTGTGCTGTAGTAAGGGACCTGCAGAAGGGAAGCAAAGCCAGGCAGCCGTTATACTTCTGGCTTCTAACCCAAGATTCACTGTAAGTGTTACAATGAgaccttttaaattcatttgtcATCACATATTCCATACAACACCAGACAGCGATACTAACTGTTCATACGTTGCGCATGAGTATAATTATATATAGTATGAGTATATATGAGTATATGTCATTATACTCATGCGCAACGTATGAACAGTTGGTGTTGCTGCCTGCAACTGTGAACCACTGCAGGGAGTCTCACATACAGCAAATAGCTGGGGAACAGCTGGCGAAAGAGTTACTAAGCTAAAGGATGAAAGTACCTGGCAAAAAGCATCAACTATGCTTAGAAAATAGGTATATTTGTGGAGCAGCACTAAGTACCACTAGTGGAAAGATCTCAAAATGTTCTCCAAGGATAGATCAATGGTTACATAGGATGGAAACTGTGCTCCCTTTTTTCCAAGTGTATAAACTGCAGTGGTTTTATTTTGGGTACCAACTTCTAGTACTGTACAGCACCTATAAATTCTGTTtgcacagcagctctggaaaCGAAGGTTAATTTGTCTTAAGGTTGGCATCCAGGAATAGAAGCCAGCCCCTCCTTCCCCAGTATGCAGTTTTGGAAAGAATGACCTATAAGTGTCCAAAGGCCGACAGCTTTGTAGTGACTGCTAGTGAAGTGATGGTGATCCCAGTCATTATTCCTGTCTTGCCCATACAAGTGTGTTCTGCAGAGGGAACACGCTGAGGATTTACTGTGATGGAGATGACAGTCTAAACATCTGGGCAGCTCTTACCAAGAAGCTCATAGTATCTATGAGCATGTTCTGAACTGCAGGAACCATCCTTCTAAGAGAAACCAGGACATGCCATGAGCACCAAGGTCCACATCTATAATTACATTTATCTCCTTTTTTACCTTCTGTCATTCACTTTTCTGACCCTTTTTTTGGGTCTTTTCTCCCTTTATCTGCCTTTCACACTCCTTTGCCACTACTGTTCTTGTTCCTgctccatttcttcttttcatgaCAGGACCAATCCATCTCCGCTCTTTATACTCCTTGCAAttgttttccttcaagaaaaagGTTGGCTGCCTGCTGTGCCTTTAACACtggcattttagaaaaaaactaatCTCACCTTGCAACCAACAGCAAATTCCTTGAAATGTATCCTTGCAACATGGTCTTCAAGCCatgcttttttgtctctttttcatcttgtttttgGCAAAATCTCTCTTCTGTAGCATGTTAGTCAACAGAACTATTAGCTACCTTGGTTACGCCCCTAAGCTTTGTCACCTCTGCATATCCCTTGTActtaacaacaaaaaatcccaggGTGTTTTTCCACAGACTTTCTCCTGCATGCGTCTCCCCTGACAGGGGAATGTTTTATAGCTAATTATCCGTCCCAGAAAACTGAAGTACTTGGCTCTGAAAAGCTACTAACAATGCTGCAAACAAGGAAGATCCGATACAGAACTACTCTCCCTGAAATCGCTGAGAATAATCAGCAGCAAAGACAGTGGCAGTAACCTCAGGGTGTGCATGGGTCGCTTCATTAAAAAGTTAGAGGCATCCTTGGTTTTGGCTTTCCCTTGTATTGTGAATGTGTATTTTTTGGTGCTTTAATCTCTGCGTTTTGATGGGTTCAGTGTGATCAGTTTGTGCCTGTGACTTTTGCACTCTCAAGTCTATGCAaaagtttttcttccatttgtgaTTCTGCACACCACGAGAGCTTCAGCAGAAGGCACTGTGTGTGGATTCGAGGCGAGATCACATCACCACTGTAAGTAATGGGCGATGGTGGTCTTAAGGTCTTAACTGTACAGAGTTAGGAATAAGACTTCATCATATCAATCACTTGTACCCCTTTGTCTTGAATGCTGTTTTTGTTTCCACTATCCTCACGTCTATAACATATTTATCAGCAAGATAAGAACCCAACAAAAAGGTAAGACACATTGTGAGAGGGCTGATGGGCTGATGAATAAGGATACTACAAGATTAGGTCTGTATAGGTTAGAGAAGGGCAAATAAGAGGTGAAACACAAGTACGCACAGCAAAAAGGGAAAGACTGTATCTGAAGCTGACTCAGGAGTCTTCATAAAATGTCAGCCTATACAGCTCATTGCCATAAAGcatcagtgaaataaaaaaacattatCTATATATATGGCTTCAAAATTTTATAGTTACAGGAGAGCAAATAAGAGATTTCTAAGGCACAGAAACTCTTCTTGCATTAAGGGGGAAGCCCACCACTAAGATGAGTCTCCCATGTAGGCAAGTTATGTGTAACTGCCTTCAAGAGGATTCCTTACTGGTTTGATTGCCTGAGTCAGCTCTGGCTGAGAATGAATCCTGAACTCATCGGAGTGCAGGTGCAATGTGGTTGGGAATTCCTGTCTTCCTGTTGGCTTGCAAGTTTGCATCTCACTTTGTGCACAGTGAAGATATCAAGCCGAAGGATGACCAGAATAGCTGTGGTGTGGATTTTCATTGCTGGTGGCTTCTGTGTCAAGGCAAACAAAGTGATTGACATGAGCCTCCTTTCATGGAGTTTATATACTATTTTTCAGTTGTCGGGTCCTGGTTTTGCCAAAAAAGGTAGTGGAGTATGGGAAAGGGGTACGCAGAAAATTTTAATTCTGGTGACGTCTTTCCTGTCCATTATCTGTAGGTAGCTCTCCTGTGAAGGCCTTTCCTGTGTGGCTGAAGTTCTCtgaattaagttttattttagcTTGTTTTAATTTAGCTACTTTTCTCCTGTACTGTGCTGTCTGTGTTTTGAACATGGCACGTAGAGAGCcccacagaagcacagaatgaCACTCACTGACCAACAGACCACTGACAAAGAGAACATGCATCAaaggaaagctggttttgttaaTGGAAACAGGAATGAGGTGGCTGTGTAAGCCAGCGGTTACTCTCAGTGTTATCTTTAGAAGCAGCTCTGGAAGGGGGACTACGCGTCCCTGCTGTGGGGTGGAACTTGTCAAAAGTTTAATGCTTTCTCCTGACCTGCAGGGAGCCCAGGCTGATACCACAAAGTGCTGGGGCTGGCTAAGGGAATGCGCAGAAGACACGCTCTGACCTGCAGAACATAATCATCGCCACAAGTCACCTTGTGACTCCTGCTTTTGAGCAGGGGCTCCATTAGGCAGCCACAGGGAAGTTTGTGGGGCTTCAAAGCAAAACATATATTTTAGAGAGTTTGCAAATAGGTTCATGTAATTCCAGATCATCAGCTGAAGTGCTGAGATCTCTTAAATGATTTTTGagatggaaaaaacccacccagatATACTTCTACTAAAATCTTTATCTGGAACCACAAAGCTTCTTCCAAAATTTCCTCTGAGTGATAACTGTTTCTTATGGTTGTAGTTTTAAAGACTGAATTTAGACATTCTTGGAACTTTCATTCGCTACAAGTAGTCACAATAGGGAGGAATCAACCAGTTTGAGTTTAAAAAGTGAGGTTTACTCCAGCTATTTTTCTCCAATTGGAtgatttttcatataaaaagttaAATCTGAGCCCATAAAACATATGTCTGAGTAAGTCTTTTATAATCATGTTACTAATTTTATCCATTAAGTAATTACCACTTCACTTTTTTTCTAGCACAATAAAAATCTAGAAATGGAGATCTGCAATATTTTGCTGATTCAGTCACTTAACTCGATTGGTATCGTTACAGCAGGTCCTTCTGAGCAGACAAGGTCTACCTCATGGGAGATGCTCATGCTAGAAGGCCTTAAATTAAACCTGAACCTGCCAGCACCTCATGAAAAACACCCCAAGGATAGTACCAGGTGAATTGGAAACTCACAGCATGGCTATTTGTGCTCAGGGTTTGTTTATAGGCAGGGCCAGGATGATCCTGGAGGTAGGTTGAAGCCCTAAGAGAACCATTTTCTTCTCACACTGCACAAAGAGGCACTAGGCAACTACCACTTGAGGGTTTTTGTGAGTCGGTGTTGTCCCCCTGGGGAATACCAGGTTAACTCTGTGGTCTCAGAGCAGTGGGCATGTTGGAGCTGGCACCACGGTGGACATAAGGCAGCAGATGGTAGGAAACGAGCAGGTCTTTTCCCCACTGAGAAGCCTACAGAAGCCTTGTGTTGATCGTGTATTCAGATGTGTGCACAAACACATTAAAGCAAACAGATGTATGCACCCTTACTGTCGCTCTCTCCAATGCCAATCTTTCAGGGAGACTCCAAGTCCTAGTGCTTACTCTTACAACAAACGCTTCTTCACCTCATGGTTCTTGAGGAAACTGTAACCTCAGTGTTAAACTAAAAGGCTCAGAAACCCAGAGGGCACAGAAGAGTTATTAGTTTTCAGGTGTTACAATTTCTAACTAGCtttgaggtaattttttttcctcagtttttaagGGCTTAATGCAAGAAATATTCAATATAAGATGTAATAATCAGCCCAAATCAAGTGACAGCCACTGCACAGAAATGAGCAATTAAGTCATTAGTAGAGCAGGACATGAGCTTGTATTTTTAGCATCCTTTTCTTGTGTCTTGTGACAGGAACAGACTTTTTCTTTGCATAACAAATATATAATAATTTGGTCTAGACTCTTTTATTCTAAGCCACAGccagacaggaaggaaaaacaaaacttctcCAGGAAAGGTCCTGCTGTGCAACCCCATTTTCTGTGGGCTCTTTAAAGGAACAGCATAGGGGCAGTAAGCAGGCCTTGAACCAGCACCTGCTCTGGAAATGTCTCAAATGGGCCTCATAAAGTTAGAAGGTTCATTTAAATTCCAATCCCATACTTGGTTTTGGGATAGTTATTTACTGTTTCATACAACAGGCTTCTCAAACTCCCTGGAGATCAGGTGCTGAAAAGTGTGTCCATGGTTTGCTCCGGTCATTTTCTAGATGGGGTCTTTTATGGGCTGATGTATCCTATTTCTAATGGTGCTGaaattatcacagaatcccagaatcatctgggttggaaaagcccttgaagctcctccagtccaaccatgaacctcaccctgaccgttcccaactccaccagatccctcagcactattagccaaagaggggtttttttgcagtacTTGCTTTCCTGTTGGGAATGTAGAAACACACAGGCAGATTGTACAAATATGGAAACACTAGTTTTTGTCAGTCTGAACCTGCTGGTTCaattgttttaatgttttctaggCTAGAGAGGGAGAAGGATCAGGTGAAAtaggttttcttctctgctttgacATTAGCTCTTTGTTGCAgtttcccctctctgctgccttTAACTGTCAGGTGAAATGGGGGGAAGGTAAACCATGACATgacaacagaatattttttaagtcTTCTGGGCAGCCTCTGTGGGAGTTGGCCTGGCAGGTCTGTTCCCTTCTTCTCAGATCTCCTAACCAAAATACAAGTTGTGGCGGGATAGCGTGGGGTGGGAAGTGGCAGACAGAAATAGCTCTCAGAGTTAGTAAGTGCAGAGGCATCGTGGTAGGCAGTAAGGGAGTCAGAAAAGTGCCCTCAGAACAGGTCAGGTCTTGCTGTAGGAAGGACCTTAGACGTACCTAGAGAGCGGATGGGTCACTGGGGTGTGCAGCAGTGGTGGTGCTGATCACAGAGCGTGCTGCATACAGTTTTATCATGCTGTCCAAATCACATCCCCAGCTAAAATTCTGAGTTACACTAAAAACCACTTGCAGTTTAGTAATTTCAGATGATCTCAATTTGTTGATTCCTAAAAATTTGCAAGTGGAAGAGTATAGCTTGGGGCTTCCAGACTTCTGGCATGTCTTTTAAGCTTCTGTTTCCCCAAGGTGATGAGAAACTTACCCTAGGTACATGTCACAGAGCAGAGATGATCACTCAAGGAAGCAAGTGATCTGCTAAAAGTCTGTGGCTTATTAAGGACTTAATGGCAGCTACCTCACACCACTTTCTCCTGCGTGTATTCTCCTGTGTATTTGGAGGGTCCTTTCTGGCAAAGTGGTGCACAGATCTTACAAAAGGAGTCAAATCAGTGTTCATAATACAGGCTGCAATCTAGCAGAGGATGAGCAGGAAGGGAAGCAGTCACCATAAGCCCACTGCTCCCTGCCTCACTTGGAGAAGAAATGGTGGGCTAGGCTAAGTGCAGGGAGGACATCAGTGCAACCACAGCCCCAGATCTTCAGGCCGTGGAGCCTAACTTCCTGTTTTTTCTAAGAGAGATGTTTCCTAAGGACGTTGAAGGGACCAACACTATGGTTCTTACTTGCCTCCAACACAATAGCAGCACTCTAGTTCTTCATTTTGCActttccttttgtgtgtgtgtgtgtgtgagaaaagGAGGTTTAATcacattttccattctttctaAAGCATTTTGAAAGCCTCAGGGAAAAGTGCTAGGCAGGAGCAGTGCATTACAGATAAGCTTCTAGATTATACACAGCTAGAGATGACAAAAATAGCACACAGCAAGGACTGGGGTAAGGAATGGTCAGGGAAAGACAGGAAGTCCCTGGGGTTTAATGGCTGAGTAGGAAGAGATGTTGAGAGCAGTGATCACCCATAGTAATTAACTCCTAAGAAGCGCACAAGGATCATTACAGAACTTGCAAGGTATAACAAACAAGATGTAATTATTAAGTAGGATGATTCACTCTTAAAAATGATTATTAATCATGCTATGAACTGTGATGAGGATAAGCAGATATAAAGTATTAATTGCTATGTGATGGTTAATTAATATATCCTCAGGTTGTGATagtcctaattaaaaaaaaattatgttcacTTCAGCAAGATTAATTCCAGGATAAGATACTACTGAGTATGAGCAAAGGCATTAAAATTCTGCCTGCCAAAAGCATGTTAGTTAGTTCTGGTCCTGGATGAATTTGATCAGTGGAAGCTGATGATATTCATCTGAGAGAGCTTACcatgaaaatgctttttatagGTGACCTGGTTTTGTAGCCTGCTGATAGTCTGATGctgctgaagggaacagaagCGTTTCTGTTGTCTATAATATGAAGGACTGGGGCCTTGAGATCAGCAATTCAAAATGAATGAACACCAGTTTATATATTGCCGTACTCCAGAAACATCTCAATAATCCTTTCTACCTGTAAAGCTCTTCTTACAAAGTTTGTAGCaacaactgtttttttctggtatAGTTGGTATTGAGAACGTCAGTAAGGAAGCATCGCTCGGTATAATGGAGGCTCAGTAGCCTGCCTTGGCTCTGTTCTGTCTTCTCTTCCCTGTccgagcagtagcactgcttTAAATCCTGTCCTGGATGGTGCAGACTAAATGCATTTCCCTACACAGGACGGAGCTATGACAAAACACGAGCCACAGGAGACAAATTGTGTCTGCAGACTTGACCAGCGCAGGTAACTGTAAAGACTGGCTTTTAGAGTAACGTGATCTTATTTCCTTAGTGTAGTTTGGAAGTGCTGTAGTTTCATCTGTATCACTAAGAGGTTATTTGTGATGAAATGCCCATAGTTTAGCAGCAGTGCAGGCTACATACATGAGGTAGTACGATAGGAGGTTTATTCCTGGAGTGCCTCTGCCTATAGCTCTCCTCCACCCCTCAAGCTCCTCACATGccagttttttctctctctgcccaGAGCTCTTTTGTGTTCACTTCTAATAATGTGAGGATCATCCTAGCGTTGTATGGAGTCTGACTTTTAAGTACCTGAACTTTTGAAGAGACATTGTCTGAAATACGGGCTTTACAGCTGAAATATGGTGTAGAAAGCTCAGAATCAGGTTGCTTTTGAACAGTCTGAGTCATGAGTTGGCAATAGTGTCAGCTTCAGCTGGCTTGCCCAAAAGTTCTCAGATTTGTGCTTTCATCTTGGTACCCATTTCAACAGTCTCCATCTGCATTACATACAAGAAGACAAACATACCCTTTGATTCCAAGTTTAtagtaattttattaaaatttaaaactttttgttaATAGAAtttatcaatttttaaattataagacACTTACATATACATAGTTCTCTAGGGCAGGGAGTTCCTATGAGTTTGTGAAATACAGATTCCAGACATGGTCTGTTCTTACTTattcagagaaaagcaaaggaaaaagtaaagcaaTTGTTTCAGGTTTGTCTCACGTGAGGGTGAAACTGAAGTAACTTCACAGAAGTCAGTGGGTAGGATGACTTCCCCAGTACAAGTTGAATAGGGAGGGTTACATTCATAGAGTTACACTGAATTACTCCAGGTCATCCCTTGGTGAGAGTATCCATACATCATCATGGACTGAGCTGATACTGCAATactgcatataaaaataaaagccccAGGGATGATCTTTTGAATATTGCACTGATCAGGTGATAGCCTGAAGCATGACATTAGTTAATTTATAGATTATATAGGCATGAGTAACCATGAAATTATATAGCACCTTCTCAAACCCAGCGCTCGGCGCAGAACATTCTGACCTCCGTCAGGATGGAGGTCTGTACTCCTCCGGCTCTGTGGGAGGTCATCTTCTTCCCTACGGTATGTGAAACTATCTGCCATTCACCCTGAAAATGCCAAACTGGTCAGGACAGCAAGGATGAGAAGACGTACATTCAGTTGTAAATAAATACTAGcaagcttttcagaaaataatcagTGGAACAGTCCAGCTATAAAACGAAGAAGTCAGCAGACGTTCAACCAGTGATGAACAGAATCTGGTGAGTTCGTGTTTGCTCAGAGATTTTATTGCCATTATCTAGTAGGAATTAAAAGCAGATACTAAGGCTTTCTTTCCTGTTATGTGTAGCACTGATGATTATTCCATTCAGTTGCCTTTGGTGGCACGTTTTTGGTCTATTTTCTTTATGGCAGTCTGCACCCATTCCTGATTAGAATTTACACAGACCTTGATACCTCTTGTGGTCATAAATCTgtaggaggaaagaaagaaaaccagatgGCCATTAAATCCCAGTCTCCAAACCCAGGTTTACTGTTCTTGGGTTTTATGCAGAACATGAGGAGCAATGTGGTAAAACCATATCATATGCCAGAGTTTGTAGTTGTTAGTTGGAATAACAGCAGTTACCAACATTTGTCCCCTATTTATGGCATAGGTATGTATGTAACATACGTGGTCATGTGCATATAtactgacatttgaaaaaagaaacataccTTTGAGATTTTATATGAAATGATGATGCACATTTACGTCCCAGGAGCAGATCCCAGATTTGATAAAATGCATGCTTGTGAGATCAAAAGACCCAACACAGCTCCTAGCAGGAGCCAAGTTACCCCAAACTCTTCCACATGATCTTTCCCCTTGGCTCAATTCAGTGCACTGGCCTTCTGACTGCTCCACCCTGACCCCTTGCTGAGATTTTTCCCCAATTTCTGGGCACAAAAGACCTGGCTGTTCAGTGAGATTTCTGCTAGCGTTTGTAAGCAACATACATCTCCCAGCTTTCTGAGGGCCACCCCTCTCCCCTCACTCCCTCAGCTGCCAGGTGACTGCTTCATGGGGGAACTGGATGGGTGACCTGAACTGGCCAGATTTAGTGGGTTGGGCCACGATGATCCCCTTTCTCTTTTCAATGGTAGAGTGTTTGCACAGATGAATCTGAAGGTGAACTGTGCACTGGATACTTACATGATGGCGTTTACTGGACCTTGCCTCTTTTCATAGCTGACAAGATTTCGGATGTGCAGTTGCTGTGTAGGCAGATTTACACACTTTAATCTGCTCATGGACTGACTTCCAATGCTCCCTAGAAGGGGAAAAATAGATAAATTACAAAGGCAGTCAATACTATATTAATATTTAGCCATAATTACTTAATAAATTATGAATTCCAGCAGATTTCCAGCTCTGGTTAGAACACGAGTGTCTCATGATGTACAGCCACAATACCAGTTATACAAGAGAGCTTGAGGTATTTTTTGTGATACATCCTACCATCTCTGAAGTGTTACTGCTATTTCAGTTAAGATATTAATCTTCACCCATTCTCCTGAACAATTGTACAATCATTCTGCTTCTAGGGGGTCACTACTTCCATAGCAGAAAAGGTATTTGGCATCATTCATAATTAGGTCTGTATCATCTGCCAATAAGGGTCCATACGGACTAGGGCTTAAAACCAGCACCTTTAATGGGTGGATTTCCAAATGCCATCTGAATGTGGATGAGTAATTCCCCCTGCTTTCCAAGCAAAGGACAGGAAAGCAAGGCTACTTGTCTGACACTGGACATCCAaaactagcattaaaaaaaaattgttgagagAAAGGGAGGTATATCTGCCAGAAGACTAAGTACTTGCACGTTCTTGCTATATGTCTGGTTTCATAGGCAATGGAGTGCTACTTAACCCTCCTTCCTCCAACGTTTGTGTATATTTCAGGGAAACGCGCTGGTGATTATTAAGAGGATTGTGGTATCAGTGTAGAATTCTCGGGGCGGTTGTTACCTTACATGATGATAACTAAAAATGGGAGCTCACTTAAGTGAGATGGAGTATATGTATACATTACTGGAAGCCTCTGCTTGCTAGTTTCTGGTTTTCTCCCACCCATCCAAGACAGGTTTGGGAAGGCACAAGGAAACAAACAGAACACTGCTGTATTCTgaggtttctttttaaagaatttatagaGAAACTGGCTTGAGAAAAGTCCAAGAGCTGTTCAGGTACAAGTTGCTAAATATGACACCCTCTTCACATAATCTCATTATCTGtgagcttttctttgttttaaataactggAATAGCTGAGGCAAACACACATCAGCCGTTAGAGAAGCTGTTGCATAGCCAGCGCACCAGTAGTGGCAGAGTTGCTAATTCTTGAGATTTTGTTTGCCTGAAGGAATGTGTCTTCTGATCGCTCTTGAGTCACGAGTAATGCGATGTATTTTTTGATGATTCATTGCAAATATGTATCTTACTGCCTCACTCAGACTGATTTTCAAAACATGGCATTAAAGAGCTCAAAGTAGTCAAGCAATCCTTACTAGTCCTGGAAATATTCTCTCTACTACTTAACTGTCTCCAGGGAGTGCATGCAGGGAATACCAGCACAGCTTCTCTAAGCctgggaacaaaaccaaactgctcTGCACCTGTAACTACcctttttgctggttttttttttttttttttctttctttctaatccTTTTTCTATCCCTTGCAGACCACCTCAGTGTACTTTTTCAGACTTGGTGATATTTATGGCAAATTACACAAGCTAGAGAATGACATTACGAACTGACAGTCTGTGATACGAGGCCACATGTTGCCGAGATGAACAGCAGTAGTGGTAATCAGTGTATGAGAATGTAGTAAGGTCTAGCGCTAGGGGCACTAGGTCAGCATACTCACTGTGTAGCTACATAGTCTTGAGAACGCTTAGCAGTTCtcagtttggttttggtgtggttttgtgAAGATGCCTTTTCTGCATGTTCCTCTTTGCATGTTTCTGTGGGTTTGTATGTGTCTTGCATATGagtgttttctgtgatttttatgcaCTTGTTTGTGTGAATCTGTGTATAAGAAGGCATGTGCTTATGTGTGTGTACGCTCATGTTTGCGCCTGATACATGTGGCCTAATCCAAAAGTCACTGTAGACAAACTTATTTAAAGCATGGCTAATAAACATGGTTCATCTCACTGCTCATAAATGGTCTCAAACAAGATGTTAAATTGTGTTAAatcaggaagagagagaagacatTGTATAAATCCACTGCTCTCCTTTGCACTTTTTGTTCATGGTTTGCCTGTCTGCACCAAAATATTTGGCTAGAAACAAGCAAATAGGCAATATGTGATACAGAACTGGAAGAACTATTTAAAATAGGGACATAAGAGGAATTAAGGCTATATAGTTAGtgaaagacaaatacaaaatgatataacaaaaatataaataaaagtatatctggaaaaagaaaaaagtacatcttattcaaataatatttttcataaaatgttatTAACCTATAGAACTCATTGTTATATGGCATCAGTGAGATTAAAAGACATTGTGCCTTCAAGATTTCATGATTTTAAGAGAGAGAATATTGCACAGAAGATCTTT belongs to Strix uralensis isolate ZFMK-TIS-50842 chromosome 2, bStrUra1, whole genome shotgun sequence and includes:
- the LOC141940047 gene encoding lymphotactin-like, producing the protein MTIYKLCERGLTTATFFSAVTKKPPAMKVHAAAILVIFWLGVFTEHTVKGSIGSQSMSRLKCVNLPTQQLHIRNLVSYEKRQGPVNAIIFMTTRGIKVCVNSNQEWVQTAIKKIDQKRATKGN